GACGGAATCTCCGCTTCCTTGCCGTCGATCACCGCCTTCATGTCGAGCAGATCGATCAGGCCACGGAGTTCCTCACCCTCGCCGATCGGAAGGCTGATCTTGATCGGGTTGATGTCCAGATCCTTCAGGCTGGAGACGGCCGCATCCAGATCAGCCCGTTCGTTGTCCAGTCGGTTGACGAAGGCGATCACGGGAATTCCTGCGCGGCCACTGGCCCGCCACATGCTCTCGGTTCCTACCTTGGCTCCGTCGGTGGCGGACACGACCAGAACCGCGGAATCGAGGCCGTGCAGCAGGGCTTGCCCGTCACCCTGGAAGTTCGGATCGCCTGGCGTGTCGGCCAGCGTGAGATGGAGATCCTTCCAGCCGAAGCCGAATAGCGAGGAAGTCAGGGTGTGCTTGCGCTCGAGCTCTTCCGGGGTGGTGTCGAGAACCGACGATCCGTCCGCGGGAGAGCCCAGGCTGGGGGTGGCACCGGCCACGTGCAGCAGGCTCTCACCAAGGGAGGTCTTGCCATCGGCCGCGTGTCCGATCAGCGCAAAGCTACGCGTGTTGGCGACACTGAAATTCTGCATGGGGCCTCCGGTTTGCTCGGTCTACGTCGCGGACCGATTCTTCTCGAACAGGATGCGTAGGCCCTCCAGGGTAAGGAAGGGCTCGACGCGCTCGATTGTCTGGGCTTCCCGGGCGATGCGTTGGGCCAGGCCGCCGGTCGCAATCGTGCCGGCCTCCTCGCCCAGTTCGCCGCGGATTCGGGTCACCATCGAATCCACCATGCCGGCATAGCCGAATAGCAAACCCGATTGGAGGGATTGGGTCGTCGTGCGACCGATCACCGTCTTGGGACGGACGATCTCGACGCGGTGGAGCATCGATGCGCGTTCGAAGAGCGCCTCCATCGAGATGTGGACACCCGGGAAGATCGCACCGCCCAGATACTCGCCCTTGGCCGAGACACAATCGAAGGTGGTGGCCGTGCCGAAATCGACGGCGATGACGGGTCCCCCCACGAGTTCGAAGGCGGCGACGGAGTTGACGATGCGATCGGCGCCCACTTCGCGGGGGTTCTCGTAGCGCACCGGCATGCCGGTGCGGATACCTGGGCCAACCACCATGGCCGGTTGGGCGAGGAGCTTGCCGCACACGCGTTCCCAGATGGGCAGCAGCGGCGGGACGACGGTGGAGAGGATCGCATCCGTGAACGCCCCCACCTTGCAGCCTCCGAGGTCGAAGAGACCGTGGAGAGCGACGAGTACCTCGTCGGAGGTCTGTTCCCGATGCGTGGCCAGGCGCCAGTGATGCAGGAGCTCCCCCGGGCCACCGCTGTAATCGAATACGCCGAGCGTGACGTTCGTGTTGCCCACGTCGATGGCCAGCAGGACGGGGCTCGTCATCCGGCTTGTCCTTGGGGCGCTGGGGCGCCGCCCAACGCCTGGGGCCGGAGCGTTACGTCCCCTGCGACGATCCTCGCAAGGTCGCCGCTCTCGAGATGAAGTTCGAGCGTACCGTCGGACCCGATACCGCCCGCGACCCCGCAACGAACGCTGCCGCCGGGATCCGAGACCTCGATCTCGCGACCTCGCATCCGGTAGAGGGCTTCGAAGTCGGCGCGCAATCCTTCGAACCCGGCTTCAGCGTGTTTCTCGAGCACGCCTTCGAGAATAACGAAGAGTCGCCGGGTGAAGGCCACCCGATCGATCGGGCGGCCCAGGGACGCTGCCAGGCTGGTCGCCCGAGAACGGAATTCCTCCGGGAAGGTCTCTGGGGAAACGTTCAGATTCACGCCGATTCCGAGGACGAGATGCCCCACCTGGGTCGCCTCGGCACTCATCTCCATCAGGATGCCTGAAACCTTGAGGCCATCGACGAGGACGTCGTTCGGCCACTTGATCTCGACGCGCTCCGCTGTGCCCAGGGCCTCGGCAATGGCCTGAGCCACGGCCAGCCCGGCTCCGAGGATGACGGTCGGTGCCTGGGTGATGGAGATCGCGGGCCGCAGCACCAGCGAGAGGTAGAGGTTCTGATGAGCCGGCGAATGGAAATGCCGGCCAAGGCGGCCGCGCCCCGCGCTCTGGTGCTCTGCCACGACGGCGGTGCCGTGAGGCGCGTCTTCGCGGGCCAACTCTCCGGCAACCCGGTTGGTGGATTCGGTGGTCTCGAGGTGGTGAAGGTCGTGGGCCAACCAGCGGGTTCCGAGGCCCGGCAAGAGCTCTTCCGCATAGAGCCGGTCGGGCCGGGCGATCAGCTCGTAGCCTCCCCCCGCCGCGCCCTCGATCTGGTAGCCGCGGCTGCGCAACGCTTCCACGTGCTTCCACACCTGGTTCCGGCTTACGCCGAGCTCCTCGGAAAGGGCTTCTCCCGAGCAGGGCGCGCGGCCCAGGCTTTCGACGATGCGCTCGGTACTGCTCATCGCTGCGCCAGCTCCCCCGGCGTCACCTCGAGCGCCAGATCCGCATTGGGGGCGGAATGGGTGAGGGCGCCTATGGAAATGCGATGGACCCCGGTCTCGGCGAACTCTCGAACGTTCTCGAGGGTCACCCCACCGGTCGCCTCCAGGGGGATGCGATCCCGGAAGCGTCTGGACAGCTCCCGCAGCTGGTCCGGGGTGCGGTTGTCGAGCAGCAGCAGGTCGGCGCCTGCCTCGATCGCGGATTCTGCCTGGGCCACGGATTCGACCTCCACCTGGATCTGCAGATGGGGCGCGGCGCCTGCGCGTGCCGCTTTGACTGCCATGTCGACGCCGCCAGCGGCGTTGACGTGGTTGTCCTTGATCAGGATGGCGTCGAACAGGCCCACCCGGTGGTTGGTGCCGCCGCCCGTCGCCACGGCCAGCTTGTCCAGGCTGCGGAAGCCGGGAAGGGTCTTGCGGGTATCGACGATGGCCACACCGGTGCCTGCCACCGCCTCGACGAAGCGGTGTGTCCAGCTCGCGACTCCGCAGAGCCGGCCCAGAAAGTTCAAGGCGGTGCGTTCCGCGGCCAGGATTCCCCGTGCGGAACCGTGCAGCCGGGCCAGGATCTGTCCGGCGGCGACGCTCGAGCCTTCGGCCACCTCGGTGTTGAACGCGATGCTCGCATCGACCGCTTCGAACACCGCCTCCGCGATGGGAAGGCCACAGACGATCAGGGGTTGCCGCGCTTCGATCCAGCCCGAGAGCTCGTCGCTGGAGCCGAAGATGGCCACACTCGTCACATCGCCGGTGCCGAGATCCTCGGCCACGGCCAGGTCGATCAGCGGTTGCCAGGTCGCACGCGGCGGACACGGGGGGAGCGCAGCCACCCCGGGAGTCTAACGACCGGAGGGAACTCCCGCCGATCCTGTGGGGATCACGGCGGCCAAAAAATGCCTCTGGAGGAAGAGCCTATTCCTCGTTCTTGAGCTTGCGGATCTCTTCCTGGATCAAGGTCTCGGTCATCTGCGGGATGACCTCCCAGGCCACCTTCTCGATGCGCTCCACGGCATCCTTGATGATCCGCTCAGCGAGATCGCCGAAGGCATCCCAGGCCATCTTTTCGACCGCATCGTGGACCTGCTGCTCCAGCATGGGCGAGAGTGCCGGCGGGGTCGCATCGTGGCGCTCGGGTTCGGCCTCCGTGGCAGGTGCCGCCTCGGCCTCCGGTTCAGCCGGCCAGTTCGGCTCGGACGGCAGGACGATGGGAGCCGGCGGGCTGTCGGCGAGGCTGGCTCCAAGGTCCGAGGAGGAGACGTCGTAGCTGCGGGCTGCCTCGGGGTCGAGGGTGGTCTGGCCCATCGGGTCGTCGTCATAGAGGGCGCCTGCCGGCGGCGGTTGGCCGGCGTCCGACACGTTGCTCGCCTCGGCCGATTCGCCGCCGGCCGCGAAGAAGTCCGGCGATGATGCCGCGTCGGCACTGGCAGACAAGTCCGGCGATGACGCGGTGTCGGCGCTGGCAAACAAGTCCGGTGCTGCCGACGGGTCGGCGCTGGCAAACAGGTCCGGCGCTGCCGGTTCCCGGACTTCGTCCGTGAACAAGTCGGCACCGGCGCCCGGTTCGGCCGCGCTGGCGGGCTCCGGGGCGAAGGAAGAGCTGCTCTCGAAGGTCGGGGCCTGCTCCGCGCCCGGAGGGCCGCCGAACTCGAAGACCGTGGGCGCATCCGGCGCCGGCGGCGGTTCCGCGAGCACTGAGGCCATTCCGCCGGGATCGGAGGAGCCCAAGGGATCGGATGCGTCCATGGGATCGGAGGCCTCGAAGGGATCCGAAACCGGACCGGC
This window of the bacterium genome carries:
- the nadC gene encoding carboxylating nicotinate-nucleotide diphosphorylase; this encodes MAALPPCPPRATWQPLIDLAVAEDLGTGDVTSVAIFGSSDELSGWIEARQPLIVCGLPIAEAVFEAVDASIAFNTEVAEGSSVAAGQILARLHGSARGILAAERTALNFLGRLCGVASWTHRFVEAVAGTGVAIVDTRKTLPGFRSLDKLAVATGGGTNHRVGLFDAILIKDNHVNAAGGVDMAVKAARAGAAPHLQIQVEVESVAQAESAIEAGADLLLLDNRTPDQLRELSRRFRDRIPLEATGGVTLENVREFAETGVHRISIGALTHSAPNADLALEVTPGELAQR
- a CDS encoding biotin--[acetyl-CoA-carboxylase] ligase, whose protein sequence is MSSTERIVESLGRAPCSGEALSEELGVSRNQVWKHVEALRSRGYQIEGAAGGGYELIARPDRLYAEELLPGLGTRWLAHDLHHLETTESTNRVAGELAREDAPHGTAVVAEHQSAGRGRLGRHFHSPAHQNLYLSLVLRPAISITQAPTVILGAGLAVAQAIAEALGTAERVEIKWPNDVLVDGLKVSGILMEMSAEATQVGHLVLGIGVNLNVSPETFPEEFRSRATSLAASLGRPIDRVAFTRRLFVILEGVLEKHAEAGFEGLRADFEALYRMRGREIEVSDPGGSVRCGVAGGIGSDGTLELHLESGDLARIVAGDVTLRPQALGGAPAPQGQAG
- a CDS encoding type III pantothenate kinase, which gives rise to MTSPVLLAIDVGNTNVTLGVFDYSGGPGELLHHWRLATHREQTSDEVLVALHGLFDLGGCKVGAFTDAILSTVVPPLLPIWERVCGKLLAQPAMVVGPGIRTGMPVRYENPREVGADRIVNSVAAFELVGGPVIAVDFGTATTFDCVSAKGEYLGGAIFPGVHISMEALFERASMLHRVEIVRPKTVIGRTTTQSLQSGLLFGYAGMVDSMVTRIRGELGEEAGTIATGGLAQRIAREAQTIERVEPFLTLEGLRILFEKNRSAT